DNA sequence from the Halodesulfovibrio sp. MK-HDV genome:
CGAGTGGTTTTCGTATTTCTGAGCTGTTGTCTTTGCGAGTGCGTGATGTTGTGCGGAGTAAGCGCGTGGTGAAAGAGATAGAGGTTAAGCGCGCCAATATGAAAGGCAGACACGAAAGCAGACAAATCTATCTAAACCGACAAGCGCAGCAGGCTATCTTGTCGCTGATCCACTCCATGCAGCAGCGCGGAGTGTGGAGTCACGACAGCTTTCTATTCAAATCAAGACAAGGGAAGAATAGCCCCATTACCCGGGTGCGGGCGTATCAGATTCTTTCAACCGCGTTTAGGCATGCGGGCCTGTCCGGAAAGCTTGGGACGCACTCCATGCGGAAAACCTTCGGCAACAATGTCTATGAACATATGCTGAACCTCGTAGCGAAAGGCGTAGGCGTGGATGCTTACCGCGAAACAGCCAAAGCTCTAGGCCACAAAAGCGTGGCGAGTGCAGAAAATTATCTGTCGTTTCGTAACGAACATCTACGGGCAGCAATTGACCAATTTGAGGTGTGCTTATGAGTGCAACGATAACGCTGACAGTCGCACAGGTCGCAGAGCGGTTAGGAATCAGCCCAAAGTATGTACGCAAGCTGATAAAGCGCGGAGAGCTAAAGGCCAGCAACGTAGGCTCGTCACATAAGCCACTTTATAGAATCCGTCAGCAAGCAGTAGAAACTCTTTTAGATGAACGCACAGTAACAGGAATTGAGGAGTAGCGAGATGACAGCAGTAGCACCGGTAATGCTCAAGAACATGCAGCAGATTTGTGAAGCATTCGGCAAGAGCCGCAAGACCATCATCAAATGGCGTACGGAAGGGGCACCGATCTTTAAGGACGGTGGTGTGTACGGGGCAGAGTTAAATGCAGTTGCTAGGTGGTTGGTGGAGCGGGGAAACAAATTTGCCTGTTAGCAATTGTACAGAGATTAAAAAATGCTAAGCCTTTTCCTTGATTTGAAAAGGCTTTTTTGCTTTTGGTTGAGGTGGTTATTAAAAAAGAAACGTGTGTGTGAATGAAAAAAGAGCGTAAGGGCTTACATGTGAAAGGGAGCGAGCGATAAAAGTAGAGAGTAGAAAAAAGTTGCCAGTGTTTTTCTTGTTCTACTTAAGTGGCATGGCGGAAGGACAACATTAAAAAAGTATCTGTAACTAGTAAGATAAAGACAATATAAAGTATTCTAGCCTTTTAAGCTTTTTGTAAATGTTTGTAGATTTGTTATACATCTTCACCGAATAATTTTTGAGGGGATTTGTAATGTTTCTATCACTCCCATCAAGTGCTGAATGTTTTTTAGCAGTTAATCAGAATGTGGCGTTTTAGCCTGAAATAATAATTAATTCTGTTGCAGTTCAAAAAAGCATGAACCACGCTTCGTACATAAAAATTAATAAGTTGGGAGAATAGGGAATGAAAAAGTTAATTGTCCTGTTTATTTTTTCACTGCTATTTTTACAAGGCTGTAGCACAAAAGTGTTTACTACCCATCTGGTGCCCGAAGAAGTTGCCTTCTGCCAGAATGAGACTGATAAGGGATTGAAAAAGATTACTGTTCAATCTCAAATTCCTTCTCAACTGATTATGATTGATGAAAAGAACTTTGCTTTAACGTTGCAGACTACTTTAGCGTTATCTGGTATTTTTGGTAATAAAGTCCCAAAATATCAGATTGATGCAACTCTTGTTGAGTTAGGTTCCTCAGGTGTATCTATAGAGTTTCCAACTGAGTTGAAAGTCCAATACAGAATCTATGCACCAACTGGAGAGCTCCTTGGCGTAAAAACAATTACCACAAACGGTAGAGCAAATGGTTTTGAAGCTCTTTTGGGATCAGTAAGAGAAAGGCTTGCCCGTGAGAGGGCAATTCGATCACAACTTGTTCGGTTTGTGCAGTATGTTATTGAAACGGTTCGTGCGAACGAATTGCGGATGAAGAAAGATAAATAGTTTTCTCGATCGAAACAAAAAAGCCCCTTCGTTTATGCAGAGGGGCTTTTTGTTTGTGAAGGGAGATGAATAAAGAACGTCCCCATCTTTAAAGACGGGGGCGTATATGGCGCTGAGTTAAATGCAGTGGCTAGGTGGTTGGTGGAGCGGTGCACTTAGGCTTTGTTTAGATAAGAAAGAGTTAGCCTACGCAGCTGGTTTTACCCCTATACTTTGGAGCAAGGAGTTATATTGCGGCTCATCTGCGTCTGCAATCTTTTGAAGCACATACTCTGCGGCGGTTTTCATTTCTGGTATACTTATGGGATTTCGTGCTCTGTCAAACTGATCTTCGGTATGAGAAAATTCATTTACTAATCTAAAAACAAGAGCTTTTTCGATTTTTTCTTCAGGAAAGAACCTATTAAATTTGGATTTCCAGTCGTCATTGCTCGGGAATTTAAAATATAGATAGCACTCAAGAAATTTTCTGAGATTGTTACCGAGGCTATGATAGTAGTTGTAATCTTGAGTTTCTGTGTCTTCCAGTGAGCATTTATGTATTTCTTCAAAGAGGTAGTTAAACTCTGTCGCGTGTAGTTTTAAATATTTAGGCATAGGCGAAAGATACGAACGAGTTCCATCATTTTGAAGTAGGAATAGAGATTTTTGATCTTTTTTTTTCACCAAGGGCAGGATTTCCTTTGGGAGGTTTGGTCATTGCCTTTAGGTACTTAAGAAAGTCTAGGTTGTGCGTTGATATGAAAAGTTGCTTGTATGTAGCCTCTTTCGCGATAACTGACTCTATTAAGCTGTAAATGAAAAAGACATGGTTACTGTCTAAACTTGAGATTGGATCATCAATCCAGACGATAGCATCATTGATTTTATCTTGTAGTGAACCTAGTTTTGCAATGAAGTAGCAAAATGCAATGAGAGAACATTCCCCTTCACTAAGGTTCTTTGCTGGAGAATCTCCTCGGTATAAACTAAATTTGGTTCCTTTTTCTTCATCCACACATTTAAGGGTAAGCGAAGAGTGCCCAAAAAAGTTATTTAAATATTCTGTTACCTTCTTCGCTCCTTCTTTTTCGTCACTTAACTGATCTTCTAGTAATTCAATCTCGCTATTCAGTTCTTTAAGATTTGTCTTGTAGTGAAGATACGTTTCTTTCAACTTACCTGTATTACTACATTCATTCTGGAGTTTTTTTTTCTTTTGCTCCAAGTGGACTAGAGGCAATAATCTTAAGTACCTCATTAAATCTTAGTTTTTTTCTTAGCTTTTTTTTTGTTTGTCTTCAAATTGAGCTGACAACTCATTATGCTGTTGCATAATTGATAAGAGCTTTTCTTGCTCAGTTGTTAAGTCTGATTGATTAAACGACGACGAAATTGGATCGAGTGGCTTGAAAATGTTATTCTTGCGTTGAACTAAGCTATCTTCGATTTTTCTTAAAGCGAGAATATAAGCTTGAAATGCATTATTGACATTCTTTTCCTGGGCAGTGAATTGCTCTGCCAAATTTTCAAAGAGAGCTGCTGCTGGTGGGGAAGGAAATGAGTCGAATTTTTCTTGTTCTTTTTTAATTAAATTTATTTGTGAAGAGAGCTCTTCTTGAACAATTTCTACTTCTTTAGAGAAATGATCATCAAATGTTGCCCAAAGTTTTTCGGGAATATCACCGCCGCAAAATACGCATATTTTTCTTTTACCCTTATGGTGTGTTATTCCGTCTTCAACCCATTTGTTTAGTTCAGTATCTTCAGCGAGTTCTTCAATGACCTTTTGAGCAGAGACCTTTTTACACAGCAGAGTATTAGCGTTACTTATTAATTTGCTATAGCTTGAGGGCGTTAGGTCAGGAATATGAAGCTCACCTTTATGTTTCGATTTCAAAATACAAGTTAAGTCATGACTACTTTCTTCTGTAAGGAGGCATTCGAATTTTTCTGTATTGATTTGCTTGAGATCGTTTTCTATCTGTTTTTTTGTGTAAATGCTTTTATCTAGAAGGTGCGGATAATCCTTTTTTAATGCTAATGCACATTTTTTTAAAACATCACCTATCTCTTGTTCTATTACTTTAATGCTCTTTGTATTATCTGAATATTCCTTACTGGCTAGATTAAAATCTTTTGCGATGCCTAATTCATCATTTCCAATTTCTTTGCGCAGCTGATCAATTTTTGATTGGATTTCAACGTTACCTCCCCCCAAAAGTGCAAAAGGTTCAATCTTGCTATCTTCATCTACCAAGAATTTTAAATTCTTATGAATAAAGTCCTTGTTGTATACATATGTGGATAACTTTTCTAAAGGAAAAGCAGTATCGGTATAGTGTTCAGCCTGATCGTCCTGTTTGATTTGAATTGAAATAGATGCTGCGTTGTATTTGTTGAGTATATCTTTATTTGAAATAGAATGTACTATCCTTGATAGTGTAGTTTTTCCTGCATAATTGTGACCATAGATAATATTCATTTTACTGAATTTTACTTCATTTCCATGGTCTGTGACAGTGCTGTTCCAATCAAAATTATTAAAGCATCCAAGATCAATTTTTGAAAATTTTTCTATCATGATTAGCTCGCGATTTTTTGAGTAGTGGCGATTTTTCCAACGTTTGCTAGTTAGTATTCGCTTACGCCTCTTCAATCTTTCTGTAAATATCGCATTGCAAATATGTCATTATGCTGGCTAATTACCTTGCTTTGCGTAAAAAGACGTCCAAGTTGTAAAAACAAGGACGTCTGATCTTTGAAAAAATTTGGAATTTTAGAGTTTTTGTCAGATGGTTGAAACTAGTTTTGAGTCGGCGTCCAGTTTGCCTTGTCCATACCTTTGCCACCTACCGTTCGAGACATATTATTAAAGCCTTTTTCATACAATGATTCGGGTGTTCGTTCTATTTGAATACTATTTGTCAACTTTGCGAATAAGTCGCCAATTGAGTCAATATTATTTGTGTTATTTGCAAGGATGATTTCTACAGTAGTCAGTTGGTCTTGTAATCGAATTAATTCTTTTGAAGTTTGTTTATATGCAGCAAATAAAAGCTGTATGATAAAGATCAATAACGACAGAAAAGCTATCCGAATAGCGACACTTTCCCAGTCAATTGGCTGGTATTCTTTTAAGCGCTCATTGAGTGCATTTACCTCCGTTGCAATTTTTTTTAAGGAGTAGGGGGTAATTTATTTTTTCTCCGGAAATAGAAAGAGTATCGATTTTTTCTAATTCGTTAATGATTTCGGAAGCGGTATTTTGATTAATTGACTGGTTGGACTTGGGTTGCCATACGGTAATGGTTTGTTCTGAACTTGTTGTTATTTTTTTTCGTTCTAACGTTTCAATTTTATGAGGATTTAGATTCGCTAACCTAGCTTTCATTATCTTAGTTTTTATTGAAGCAATTTTTGTATCCAGTCCATCCTGTTCAATGACTTTTGCGATTCTTTCAGTGTTTACGGATCGTGCCGCTGCGTTAATTTCTGACATTACTGAGTTTCCAGCAAAGTTACTGAAAAACCAAACTCCGATTAATAAACTGGAACATATTGCTACGATAATAAAAAGTTGTTTTAAATGTTGAATGCTAACTTGGGACTCTAACCTGAATTTTAAGTTAGCTAGCGATGAACATTCATCCGATGAATGTACTGGGACATTTGTTTTTGAGTGTTGTTTTGTGTTCAAGAAAGATTGAATTTTATAAATAGAGGTAGCAAGCGCGATAAGGAATAATGAAAAAAACGATAGCAGAGTGTAGGAAATTGCAATGTGAAGTAGTAGAGCGGTTAAATTGTAAATTCTGCCTAATTCAAAATCTGTATTGACGTAGTTTGTCATCCATTGAAATAGGTTAATGTTTATATTCCAAATTATGTTGAGTAGGATGAAAAGAAAGAAAAGTGAGAGTGCTTTGTTACTGTGAGAAGTTGTCCAACTAACTTCTTTTTTCTTTATAATTTTTACTAGTATTCTTAATGATATGAGTGATATAATGGAATAATAGATGATAGAGAAGCTTTCAATAATAATTTTATCGTATTCTGTAACATGTGTTTCAAGATTAAAGGTCGGTATATATTGCCATGTAAGACCGCCAGTGGAAAAAACGAGAATGATGATTGTGAGCCAAAATAACGAATTGTCAAACGCTGTCCCTGTACCAATTATTGAAGTTTTTTTTCTATGAAACACGACTAAGCCCTATATATTTCCTAGTGCAAGAGTAGATTCAATTTGCATGCTTCTAGTTACGTGTGTTTCTTAGACACTATGAATTGTAACATTATAGCCTAACGCGTGCAGTGCCTTACTTGTTCTACCATTTCGAGGGGGATATTGGTTTGGCATTGCCCAGCCAATGAGCTCTCCAAGAGCACTGATACCAAGGTGTGGTATTTTTTCGTTTTCATCATGAGTTGCAACAAAAAGCCTTTCAGGAACAGAGTCGATATCGCCTCCATATAAAATGTAATAGATTAGTTCTAATGGTGAATTCCCACTTGGAGTTCGTTGGCCGTATAGCCATTTGGTGAGAATTGGTAACCGTTCATCGAAGCTGAGTTGTTCTAGTTCAGAGGTAACACCATAAATTGACAGTTCCATTCTTCGTGCGTGGTTCATAAAAGCGTGCACTTTTGAAATCATTCTGCAAAATTCTTCTTCAGTCAAAAATAAAATTTTGTCGGGACTACATAGGTCTTTGACGATCGGAGCGTTTTCAAACAATGTTTCAGCTTCACTAGATGGAGCAGTTTGTTCAGTGCGCCACCAACTAATTACTTTATCTACCGCTGCATCAATGTCAGTGCAGTTTTCTGCATGAAGTTCTTGGTAAGGGTATCTAGAACCTTCACGAACCAAAATGTAGTAATATGCGTGTAGAAATTGATCCACCAGTGCGCCTGCCGGAACTTCTTGAGTTAACCAAGGTGGAAGATTGTCTGAGGTTGAAATTCGTTTTGCAAGCTGTCTTAGCTGCTGAAGAGTAGCATTCCATTCATCAAGAAATTTGTTTTTCCGTTTTTCCGTAACCGTTTTAGGGGTTACATTAGTTGGAAATTGGGCGTGGAAGGATTGGAAGTTGTTGTCAAAGTCATTATCGAGAGCCATATTTGTTTTTCGTCTTCTCTCTTGCTTTTTCTGGTGTCGCTCAATGTAGTTGTATATTTCTTCGGTCAACGGTTTTGAGTGTTCCTGAGTTGCTGTAAAAATATCGTTTAAATCTTGTTCAAGATTATTTTCTAAAATTTCTTCATGGGGATAAAAGGTTCC
Encoded proteins:
- a CDS encoding helix-turn-helix domain-containing protein is translated as MSATITLTVAQVAERLGISPKYVRKLIKRGELKASNVGSSHKPLYRIRQQAVETLLDERTVTGIEE
- a CDS encoding phospholipase D-like domain-containing protein, giving the protein MQIIANWMNGQYLRNHIKTGCREAEEVKAAVAYAGNVPELFEECKKSGTKLTYWGRMDSSIPISLGILKNFLKSSSANYSCNLVFGYLHSKVIWWVGYGAYIGSANLTDRAWNSNMEVGTFYPHEEILENNLEQDLNDIFTATQEHSKPLTEEIYNYIERHQKKQERRRKTNMALDNDFDNNFQSFHAQFPTNVTPKTVTEKRKNKFLDEWNATLQQLRQLAKRISTSDNLPPWLTQEVPAGALVDQFLHAYYYILVREGSRYPYQELHAENCTDIDAAVDKVISWWRTEQTAPSSEAETLFENAPIVKDLCSPDKILFLTEEEFCRMISKVHAFMNHARRMELSIYGVTSELEQLSFDERLPILTKWLYGQRTPSGNSPLELIYYILYGGDIDSVPERLFVATHDENEKIPHLGISALGELIGWAMPNQYPPRNGRTSKALHALGYNVTIHSV
- a CDS encoding AAA family ATPase; the encoded protein is MKKKDQKSLFLLQNDGTRSYLSPMPKYLKLHATEFNYLFEEIHKCSLEDTETQDYNYYHSLGNNLRKFLECYLYFKFPSNDDWKSKFNRFFPEEKIEKALVFRLVNEFSHTEDQFDRARNPISIPEMKTAAEYVLQKIADADEPQYNSLLQSIGVKPAA
- a CDS encoding tyrosine-type recombinase/integrase, which translates into the protein MKGCRPLSGVEVRRVLGSFSGWEEQRDRTLFLLGVTSGFRISELLSLRVRDVVRSKRVVKEIEVKRANMKGRHESRQIYLNRQAQQAILSLIHSMQQRGVWSHDSFLFKSRQGKNSPITRVRAYQILSTAFRHAGLSGKLGTHSMRKTFGNNVYEHMLNLVAKGVGVDAYRETAKALGHKSVASAENYLSFRNEHLRAAIDQFEVCL
- a CDS encoding terminase small subunit, producing MTAVAPVMLKNMQQICEAFGKSRKTIIKWRTEGAPIFKDGGVYGAELNAVARWLVERGNKFAC